The segment GGGCCTAAAATTATGTATTATAATTTAACAATATTATATTACTAGAATTCTCCAGGAGGTGGAAAATGCATGCGTAATGGAACACTTCTGCTTGCAGCGCTGCTTGCAGTTTTTATACTGGCAGGTTCATCGGCTGCGGCAGATGTGGGTGTTGAACTCGATAAGAACAACACGAAGCCAGTGTATAACTCGACCCTTAGGGTTAAGGTCATAGCGAAGGCAGGCAATCAGAATGTGCAAAACGCCGTTGCAACTGTTAAGGTTCCCGAGGGACTGGTCCTCCAGGACTACTACACAGCTCAGGGCTACTATGACCTCGAAACAGGTACCTGGGAAATAGGTGATATTCCCGCCTATGAGGAGAGGTCCCTGACACTTGTGTGCCTCCTCAACAGGACTGGGAATGTGACGGTGACCGCCAACGTGACTGCAGATGGTGATGAGAACCCTGCCAACAACAATGCCCAGTTGAAGTTCAGGGTCAGGGGGATCGCGGACCTTGAACTCAATGTGACCAGCAGTAAACAGAGTGCCAGGCTTGGTGATACGGTCACATTCAATGTGAAACTCAAGAACAGGGGCCCCCACGCTGCAAATAACATCAACGTTGCCAACTTCTTCTCAGGAGGCCTTGCGATTCAGAGTTACAGTTACACTACAGGTTACTTTGACGATGTGGCGAGGGAGTGGATCCTTGAGACCCTTGATACCGGTGAGGAGGCCACACTTACAGTTGTGTGCCTTGTTAACAGGACAGGTGATCTCTCTGACTATGTTTCAGTGCGTGAGGTGGATGAGGGTGATGTGAATGTCTACAACAACATAGCCCGGGCCTCAGTCGCTGTTAAGGGAACTGACCTGGACCTTGACCTCTCTGTGAGTAAACCGAGGGCCTATCAGGGTGACGTTGTCAATGTGGTCTGCCGTGTTAAGAACAATGGCCCTGAGGCCGCCCAGAATGCCAGGGTCAACCTGCAGCTACCTGCTAACCTGCAGGTCCAGAATGTGCAGGTGGACAGGGGCACCTACAGTAACGGTGTCTGGGTCATCGGTGACCTTGCAGACAACGAAGCAGCACTCCTCAATATAACAGCAAGGGTTGTATCAGCGGGCAACTTCACAGTGAACGCCACGGCGGTTTCACCTGCAATCGACGACAGCAACCCCGTGAACAACGACGATACAGCGCTGGTATCTGCAGCGATACCTAAGAAGGCCCTCAAGGTGAGGATAAAGAACAACTCTGCGGTGACCATCAGGGTGCTCTTATATGTGAACATCAATGACCACGGCAAAATCACCAGGAAGACCTACAACTTCTACCTGAAGAATGGCCTCAGCAGGGACCTCAGCCTTGGATACTTCCAGCTCGGCACCAGTGCGCTCTTCAAGCAGTACACCTACAACACCAATTACAGGCCAAGGACAGTATCCTACGAGAACACCTACAATGCCACCAGCGTCATAACCCAAAGGGTCAACGTGTCTGGGGTCAAAGGAAGGCAGAAGGCACCTGTTGTTAGGATTGCAACACTGCTGCTTGATGAAAACGGCACATCACTACAATAAATCTACAATACATTTTTAATTTTTTAAGGTGTGGCTATGGCAGAGAATGATGCCCCAATAAGGAAACTCTCCAATCAAATCTATGAGGCGATAGTCGTGATGAGGCAGATAGCTGAAATGAGGAAGGAGGTTTCGCAGCATGGGTTTGATGTCAGGATGATGGAAGTCCCTGGCATGAAGGTTGCTATCGCAGGGGACGGGGAAGTCAACTACCTTTTCATGTTACTCCCCTTTAGGGACAAGTTTAAACTAAAAAAGCGAGATGTCTGGTTGTTCAAGAAACTTTCCTATAAATTCCAGGCACGGCCTTTCATGGTAACCTTTGACAAGATGCTATCCTTCTACCCACTACACGCCCTTGAAGAAGCTGGCGAGCACTTTGAACTCGATATAAGGAATTCAAGGGGGCTGATGTTTTCTTTTGATACCATTGTGTCAGAGCAGTTGCAGCAACGGCTTGTTGTGTAGCCGCCAAAAACGCCTAGAGGGTAACCCCAGCAGGTGTTTCCCTGATTTTTTTTATTTTGTTTATTTGTTCAACTCGTAACCTGCAAAAGCCATGTGAACAACACCAGGTCCCCACCTTCAAAAACAGACAAAATTTTCAATGAATGGTCTTTTTTGTTTTATTGTGTTAAATTTGGTTTTTTGGGGTTCCAGCACACTATTCTTTATGCAATGCTATAACGAATGAATTAAATCATTTCTAATCTAAATCATAAAGTGTTACGTAGGGGTGGTAGAGTGATAGATAACTTTAAAGAAATCAGGTTAGATTTTAAAGATGAATTAAAGAAGATAACCGGTAAAGAAGTAGAATTTCCCAAGTATACAACCCAAATTATAAATTTAGCAAATCAAAACGCGCAGGGTACCCGACCAAGGGTAGTAGGTCAGATGTCAGATTTGATACATGAATGCCCCGACAAGAGTTACGAAGGTTGGAAAAAATGGTATCTGGAACATTATTCTGACCGCATCGAAAAAGCAACAAAAAAGATCAGCAAAATGATAGAAAATATGAAAGCTGCTATGGAATTGATAGATGAAGAAATGATCAGGAAATGGGTAGAAGATTTAGTTATAACCAAAACAGCGGAAGGTCTAATAATTCAAGAAATCATTCTGAAAACTATCGCTGAAGAAGCAGGTCTGGAGTGGCGCTTAGCAACCTCAAAAGAGGAAAGTAAAAACATTGATGGATTCATTGGATCTACACCGGTTTCCATAAAGCCCATGAGTTATGAATCAATGCGACCCACGGTAAGGGAGGAAATAGACATACAGACAATTTTTTACAAAAAGCCTAAAAATAGCAGATATCTTTATATCTATCACAATCTAAATATTTAACTTGGATTGTCTTTCCTTTTTTGGATTGACCTCCTGGTAAAAAAATTCGAATTCATTATTTTTTATTTTTTTATAGGTTCTGGGATAGTATAACCGAATATCTTGTTCTTGTCTCGTAGTAACCTTA is part of the Methanothermobacter sp. CaT2 genome and harbors:
- a CDS encoding DUF11 domain-containing protein; the encoded protein is MRNGTLLLAALLAVFILAGSSAAADVGVELDKNNTKPVYNSTLRVKVIAKAGNQNVQNAVATVKVPEGLVLQDYYTAQGYYDLETGTWEIGDIPAYEERSLTLVCLLNRTGNVTVTANVTADGDENPANNNAQLKFRVRGIADLELNVTSSKQSARLGDTVTFNVKLKNRGPHAANNINVANFFSGGLAIQSYSYTTGYFDDVAREWILETLDTGEEATLTVVCLVNRTGDLSDYVSVREVDEGDVNVYNNIARASVAVKGTDLDLDLSVSKPRAYQGDVVNVVCRVKNNGPEAAQNARVNLQLPANLQVQNVQVDRGTYSNGVWVIGDLADNEAALLNITARVVSAGNFTVNATAVSPAIDDSNPVNNDDTALVSAAIPKKALKVRIKNNSAVTIRVLLYVNINDHGKITRKTYNFYLKNGLSRDLSLGYFQLGTSALFKQYTYNTNYRPRTVSYENTYNATSVITQRVNVSGVKGRQKAPVVRIATLLLDENGTSLQ
- a CDS encoding MjaI family restriction endonuclease, yielding MIDNFKEIRLDFKDELKKITGKEVEFPKYTTQIINLANQNAQGTRPRVVGQMSDLIHECPDKSYEGWKKWYLEHYSDRIEKATKKISKMIENMKAAMELIDEEMIRKWVEDLVITKTAEGLIIQEIILKTIAEEAGLEWRLATSKEESKNIDGFIGSTPVSIKPMSYESMRPTVREEIDIQTIFYKKPKNSRYLYIYHNLNI